Below is a window of Sciurus carolinensis chromosome 6, mSciCar1.2, whole genome shotgun sequence DNA.
AAGTCCCCTTCCATGTATGAACCTCAAGGGTAAAACAGGAAAGAGTGAGGGTAGAGGGGTAAAGTTTAAGCCTAGACATTCTCACTATCCACACCTTCTTAAGGTCCAGACTGATCATGGCCCAAATTATTTCTCTTCTGGGGTCTTTGCAAGGCTACTGTCTACCTGGCCTCCTCCAAGATGCCTTCCCTCACCTCCCTAGTATATAAGTAACACTTATTATAATAtggaattattcttttattttgcatAACTATTTATTTCTATCTATTCCATTGAATGGTAGTTTCCACAAGAGCAAAGACTCCTTAAGACTTAGCACTGAATGGGATTGGGATATAGCTCACTAGTAGAGTACTCGCCTAaatgctccaggccctgggtttgacccccagcactgcaaaaaacaacaTAAAGAATGAGTTTTATTTAACCTTACCTTCTGCTACTTTCCAGTTGAAACCCTCTACTCCAGCCTGTTCTCCCACTGTACAGCCCATTTTCCCCAAATAGCCCTCCTGACCACTCCACCCCTAAGCCTGACCTGAAACAACTTCTCATTTCCCCACCACAAAGATCGGTCCATCTCATGTTCTTTCTCCTCCAAAATCTCTTTGACTCTGCTCTTCTTCTAGACCTCTGgactcttttcctccttttatccCTTATGTCTCAGTACCACCAACGTTTGGTGGTTAACAGAGCTCTTTCTTCCTATTCTTAATTTTCTTGTAACATATAATCCAAGCTCCCTTCTACCCAAGTGTAAACTTAGGTCAGGGACATAAATCATAGGACTTATTCCCAGATCTTGCCAATAGTAACTCCTCAGAGAAgcttttggttgttgttattaaaGGGTACATTAATTGGAATctgagttgggtgcagtggcacacacctataatctaagcaattcaggaggctgaggcaggaggatcataagttcaaagccaacctcagcaacttagcaaggccctcagcaacttggttgtgagaccctgtctcaaaataaaaattttaaaaaggtctggctcagtgtttaagcatctctgagtttaatccctgatacaacaacaacaacaaaaaggaagctGCTGGACTACAAGTAACAGAAACCAAACTGAGgctgtttattttgttaaataaaaaaggaaatcattgaCTTGCATAACTAAAAAGCATAGGCCACATGCAGGCATTTACTCTCATGCATATCTCTATTCTCTGACTTCCTCTGGATTGGCTTCATTCTCAGGCAGGTTTTCCAGtccagaaagaaagatgcactcCAGGCTTACGTTCCATTGGCTGAGTACCACCAAAGAAAGAGAATTCTTTCCCAAGAGTCCAGAAGTGATTCTCATTGCCCTGGTTGGGTCATGTGCCCACTGTGACTCAATCTATGAAGAAGGAGATGAAATTCTCCTAGAATGAAGCATCCTCGATGGATGGCCAGACCTGGATTACATACTTACTCCTAGATTTTGAGTGTGCTCATCTTTTCCAAACCACAAGAATTGGGGTGGTTCCCAAAGGAACTTGCTGGCTGCAAAGTAATTACCAACAGAAGGTGGGTGATGTTGGGCATGGAAAACAAAAGATGTAGACTAAGGATTTCTGATGTCCAGCTTTAGCAAGAACCTGAAGATATCTCAGGTCAGCTTGCACATTAGAATCATTAGGGAACTGGTTTTCCCTAGCATGGGGAGGACGAAGTTCTCTGTGCAGCTCACCAGAGATAGTACAAGGATCTTAGGCCCAGGTGTTTGCTTAGTGTTGTCACAGATTCAGGAAGATTGTGAttctgttggtttttgttttccagaGTTTGACTGGAGGTTGAAATATTCTGCTCTAGGATAGGATGTTCTGTAATAAGAATTTAGATTTACTCTTAGACACAATACCCTGTGTCAGGACTGGAATGATTTTTCCAATCTTCACAACTTTTCAGAAAAGAATCACTGGGGTTTTCTTGGAGGCTCGGGATGCATGGGTGAATCGTGGGTGATGCTGTGGGTCCGATGCTCCTGAAAATAACAATAGCCACGGTTTATTGAATGCCAACTGCTAGGCAGGCACTGGATTCTGGGATTTAACAGATGGCAGCCCATGTAAATTTAAGTCTTCACAATAATCCATTCTTGTGAATATCATCAATATTAATCCCATTTTACATTTGAAGAGACTAAGACAAAATGCTTGACCGGTGTAACCCACTATAGAGTGATAAAATGGGCATGTAGATATGGGGACAATCTAACACTCTGACCTGGCCTTCCTGCCCTACAACAGAAGGTAGACAAGGGGAGTAGGCCCCTCTCCATACCCTAGCTCTTAGGACCAGGAGTTCAAATACAAGAATCTTGGTTCATTGCGGGATTctgtaagttgattttttttatgaaaatgagGCGGGGGTGGGGGCAGCGCAGATGATAGATTCAAGAAGGTTGAAGCCCAAGAGAGTCTGTCTCTGTCACAGGCGCGCGCGTGCACATTTAAACCCTCTGTCTCCGAAATTCCTGAGGCTGCTCCGGCTCATAAAGACCCTGACCCACCCCGCTTCCCTCCAATGCCAACACCCTCGCTCTACACACGCATgatctgctttctttttcaattaaaacGCCACCTCTCCCGAATTCAGAGCTAAAGCAGGAGCCTTCTCTTCCCAGAATCCTTGTTCCCCTTGGGAGCCCATTGGACTGTGTTGTGGGGGCGGGGAGGGCTTCCCTGTTTACGTCTTGCTCCCTGCCGACCTGCGGAAATCGCTTCCCCAACACTCCCCTCCCCCGCGCCCTTGGCCTGGCTCGAGGAGGGAAGTGTTATCCCGGAGTCTGGGCGCTCTGGCAGTGGCGGCCTCCCCAGGGACTGCAGGGAGAGCCCAGGCAGTGGCGCCTGCTCAGTTCGCGCTCACTGCGTCTAAGGCTCCCCCGTCCTGGCTCCGCGCCCAGCACAGCAGCCGCGAGGGCAAGCGAGGAGGCGGCGGAAGAGCCCTCTCGGCCAGGGGCCGGGTGAAGGAGCTGGCAAGCGGACCTCTAGGGGGCAGCACCAAGCCGCTAAGCACGTCCTCTCTTCGCGCTAAGTCTGGGGTCCCCAGGCAGCCCTTAGGGAAGCCCTTTTTCAGAATCCTGCAGGGTCTGCCCCGATTCCACCAGGATTGGATAAAGGTAGGAAAAGTGTCCATCCATCACAAGAATCGTTAGCTCCTCGTAGGAATAGGATTCAGGAATGTCCTAGGGCAATCGACTTCCTCTATCCTGCCACCCAAAGGTGGGCTCTTTCCCAGCAGGGTCCAGGGAGCAGTCGTAGGTTCTGGGTGGGGCATAGGGGACCCCAGACACCTACAGCCCCAGAAAATTGGCAGGTAGCGGGGAAGAAGACTGCTACGCAGTGTCCCAAGAACCATGTGGGCATAAAAATTTcctagcctcagtttccccagcgaCTCCTGGAAAGTCACCATGCCATTGGTCGAGACCCGGGGTCAAGGCCCCGCCTATCCTGGGCGGCCTCTGTCCCAGCCGGCCCAGCCGCTCCTCCCCTCAGCTCCTGGTTCTCTCCCACGGTCCCTGAGGTGGGCGGGCGGGCAGTGGATGACGGCTACAGAACCCCGGCCCAACTCGCCCTCGCCTTCGCTTGGTGTCCGGGTTTCCCCAGCCCAGCTCACGCCCGGGGGCCGTCTGAACAGCCGCGCGCCCAGAGCTACCCGCCCCGCGCCTTCCCCGCCCGGGCGTCCCTGGCTCCTGCGCGTTGGGTCTCCAGGCTTGGAActaggaggagggagggagcgcGGGAACAACAAGGAGCGACCCGGAAACGCCAAATAAGGAGCAGGAAGGATCCCCCGCCGGAACAGCCCTTATTTGGGCAGCGCCTTATTTGGAGTGGCCCGATATGGCCCGGCAGCTTCCGGCtctgggaggagggaagaaggaggagggaaggggcggGGGCAACGTCGGGAACTCCGAAGCTCTAGGGTCCGGGAGGCGCAAACTTGCGGCTCGAGCACTATATTTCCCCGAAGCCTGGGCCCTCGAGATGAGAAAGCGGGCGCGGGACCCGGGGTGCGGGATGTAGGTGTCCACCGCTCTTGGATGGGGGCTTCACGTCACTCCGGGTCCTCCCCGCCGGTCCTGCCATATTAGGGCTTCCTGCTTCCCATATATGGCCATGTACGTCACGACGGAGGCGGATCCGTACTGTTCCAGACCCTTCAAATAGAGGCGGATTCGGGGAGTCGCGAGAGATCCCAGCGCGCAGAACTTGGGGAGCCGCCGCCGCCATCCGCTATCCGCCGCCGCCAGcttccgccgccgccgccgcaggaccggcccctgccccagcctccgcAGCAGCGCCGCGTCCCCACCAGCCCGCGGCGAAGGCGAACCTGGGGATCCCACTTGCGCTCTCCCTAGTGTACCCCACACCCCGCATGTGACCCGATCAGTTCCCCGCAAGTGTGTCCCCCCGCGGCTCCATCCCCGGGCTGCGCCCACCGGCCCCAACACCTGCTCTCCAGCCCGCTTGTTCGGGATGGCCGCGGCCAAGGCCGAGATGCAGCTGATGTCCCCGCTGCAGATCTCCGACCCGTTCGGCTCCTTTCCTCACTCGCCCACCATGGACAACTACCCCAAGCTGGAGGAGATGATGCTGTTGAGCAACGGGGCACCTCAGTTCCTCGGTGCCGCCGGGGCCCCAGAGGGCAATGGCAgtaacaacagcagcagcagcagcagcggcgggggcggtggaggtggagggggcggcagcaacagcagcagcagcagcgcctTCAACCCTCAGGGGGAGCCGGGCGAGCAACCCTATGAGCACCTGACCGCAGGTAAGCAGTGGCCTAGCCAACGATGAGCCCCCTTGTCTACCATCCTAACGGCCAATCCTTCACCGCGGGAGTGCTCCCGTACCACAGGGATGCAACCGGGGTTTCCCTTCCATTCGCGCATCTCCAGGGGCATGTGTTAGAAGGGTGCCTGGAGACAACCCCCACCCTCGACCCTAGCCGTGCGCCGAAGACCGAGCTTTTTGGATGGAGAGCTCTAGAGCTGCGTGGGTGGGTGGAGAGGGGGAGGGCTTGTTTTGATGAGCAGTGCTGGGCCCCCATCCCCCTCCAGAAAGGCTTGCCTTGCCTACTGCCTGTCCCCAAGGAAGGGCCGAGATCCGTGGCCTGGGATGTCCCGGCAGCCCAGGGTAGGGGGCGCGCACTAGCCATGGCTGTGGAGGTGCTGGCGGGAATCCCTCACCCGCGCGGCCGCTGCTGCGGAGCGCTAGGAGCTGCAGTGGAGGGGGATTCTCCGTATTTGCGTCAGCTGTTGAAATGGGCTCTGCCACTGGAGCAGGTCCAGGAACATTGCAATCTGCTGCTATCAATTATTAACCAGCTCAGGAGTCAATGGTAGCTTGTCGACCTCTTGCCTGGCAGCTCAGTCCTCCTTGTTCTCcagtgattgttctccagtaaccAGGCCTCTCGCCTTTCTCTCCCCTACCAGAGTCTTTTCCTGACATCTCTCTGAATAATGAGAAGGTGATGGTGGAGACAAGTTATCCCAGCCAAACAACTCGGCTGCCCCCCATCACCTACACTGGCCGCTTCTCTCTGGAGCCTGCACCTAATAGTGGCAACACCTTGTGGCCTGAGCCCCTCTTCAGTCTAGTCAGTGGCCTGGTGAGCATGACCAACCCTCCGGCCTCTTCATCTTCAGCACCATCTCCAgcggcctcctcctcctctgcctcccagagCCCACCCCTCAGCTGCACAGTGCCATCCAATGACAGCAGTCCCATTTACTCAGCGGCACCCACCTTCCCCACGCCCAACACTGACATTTTCCCTGAGCCACAAGGCCAGGCCTTTCCAGGCTCTGCAGGCACAGCGCTTCAGTACCCGCCTCCTGCCTACCCTGCTGCCAAGGGTGGCTTCCAGGTTCCCATGATCCCTGACTACCTGTTTCCACAGCAGCAAGGAGACCTGGGCCTGGGCACCCCAGATCAGAAGCCCTTTCAGGGCCTAGAGAGCCGTACTCAGCAGCCTTCACTTACTCCACTGTCTACTATAAAGGCTTTTGCCACTCAATCGGGCTCCCAGGACCTGAAGGCCCTCAATACCACCTACCAGTCCCAGCTCATCAAACCAAGCCGCATGCGCAAGTACCCCAACCGGCCCAGCAAGACGCCCCCCCACGAACGCCCTTATGCCTGCCCAGTGGAGTCTTGTGATCGCAGGTTCTCCCGTTCCGACGAGCTCACTCGCCACATCCGCATCCACACAGGCCAGAAGCCCTTCCAGTGTCGCATTTGCATGCGCAACTTCAGCCGCAGTGACCATCTTACCACTCACATTCGCACCCACACAGGCGAGAAGCCCTTTGCCTGTGACATCTGTGGGAGAAAGTTTGCCAGGAGTGATGAACGCAAGAGGCATACCAAGATCCACTTGCGGCAGAAGGACAAGAAAGCAGACAAAAGTGTTGTGGCCTCTTCCGccacttcctccctttcttcctacTCATCCCCAGTTGCTACCTCTTACCCGTCCCCTGTCACTACCTCTTACCCATCTCCGGCCACCACCTCATACCcatccccagtgcccacctcctacTCCTCTCCTGGCTCCTCTACCTATCCATCCCCTGTGCACAGTGGCTTCCCCTCACCCTCTGTGGCCACCACCTTTGCCTCAGTTCCCCCTGCATTCCCCACCCAGGTCAGCAGCTTCCCTTCATCGGCTGTCACCAACTCCTTCAGCGCCTCCACAGGTCTTTCAGACATGACGGCAACCTTTTCTCCCAGGACAATTGAAATTTgctgaagggaaaaggaaaacaaagggaaaagggagaaaaagaaacacaagagaCTTAAAGGACAGTAGGAGGAGATGGTTGAAAGAGGGGGAGTCCTCCTAGATGGAGGTTCTCAGAGCCAAGTCCTCCCCCTCTGCCCAGAGTGGAAGGTCTGTTGGCCAACAATCCTTTCTTCCCACTTCCCCTTCTTCCCCAAGTCCTCTTCCCTTTGACTTCAGCTGCCTGAAACAGCCATGTCCAAGTTCTTAACCTCTATCCAAAGAACTTGATTTGCATGGATATTGGATAAATCATTTCAGTATCATCTCCATCATATGCCTGACCCCTTGCTCCCTTCAATGCTAGAAAATTGAGTTGGCAAAATGGGGTTTGGGCCCCTTAGAGCCCTGCCCTGTACCCTTGTACAGTGTCTGTGccatggattttgtttttcttggggtACTCTTGATGTGACGATAATTTGCATATTCTATTGTATTTGGAGTTAGATCCTCACttggggggggggaagaaaagcCAAGCAAACCAATGGTGATCCTCTATTTTGTGATGATGCTGTGACAATAAGTTTGGAGCTTTTTTTGAAACAGCAGTCCTAGGTATTAATCAGAGCATGTGTCAGAGTGTTGTTCCGTTAACCTTTTTGTAAATATTGCTTGACTGTACTCTCACATGTGGCAAAatattgtttggtttttcttctttctttctttctttctttctttctttcttttttttttttttttttttttttttaaagtttttttcccgTCCTCTTGGTTTAAAAAGTTTCACGTCTTGGTGCCTTTTGTGTGATGCGCCTTGCCGATGGCTTGACATGTGCAATTGTGAGGGACATGCTCACCTCTAGCCTTAAGGGGGGCAGGGAGTGCTGATTTGGGGGAGGCTTTGGGAGCAAAATAAGAAAGAGGGCTGAGCTGAGCCTTGGTTCTCCAGAATGTAAGAAAACAATCTAAAACAAAATCTGAACTCTcaaaagtctatttttttaactgaaaatgtaaatttatacatatattcagGAGTTGGAATGTTGTAGTTACCTACTGAGTAGGCGGCAATTTTTGTATGTTATGAACATGCAGTTCattattttgtggttttattttactcTGTACTTGTGTTTGCTTAAACAAAGTGACTGTTTGGCTTATAAACACATTGAATGCGCTTTATTGCCCATGGGATATGTGGTGTATAtccttcagaaaaattaaaaggaaataaagtagacTTGAGTGGGTATGTTTCCTGGGCTGAGGGAAGGGCTCTGTATTCTTAGTGAGAGGTCTGAGGTTTTCTTAAGATTCTGAATCATGTCCACTGTGTCCCTGGAGTAAATCtggagtgaattttttttttctttcttctttctttcctcctcctcctcctccttcatcatcatcatcttttttttttttttaagtactagaaattgaacccaggtgtattCTTCTGagtcatctccccagccctcttaaatttttgttttgagacagagtcttgctaagttactaagactgaccttgaatttagtATCCTCCTGTGCCAGCttttggagctgctgggattacaggcttatgccACAGTACCAAGTCTGAAGTGAATTCTTAATGAGGACTGAGTCTGGGTCTctctctgtggtgctgaggattgaacccacgtctcatgcatgccaagcaagATCTCCTGTTCTTGATGCGGGTCCTGTTCTCCCTCAATCTGATGGGCTGCCACTTAGATTTAATTTAGTTAGTTAAAGCTAAAGAAGGCCAGAGTTGGGCATGGGACATGTAGCCAGAGGCATTGCTACTCCTCTGGTATCAGATGTGTGGCCAGTGCCACATTCCACCTCTACCCAGGGTTTAGAAAATCTGTTCTTGGGAATCCCTACCATATGCAGTTGGGGGAGATAAGAGGTGGGTACAGGGTTTTGGTAAATAGTAATAAAGCTAGGATTaactcctctctccccttctccatgTCCCCAGCAACTTGAGGGCATCGAAGAAGCTTAGTAGAGGCCAATTCTCAAGCCAACAATCCTTCCAGGAAGAAATTCTTACCACTTGCCAGCTGGAACTGCCATCCTTGGCAGCTTCCTGGGAAACAGGGCAGAGTGGGCAGAAGGCTAGCCTGGTATCTAAAGTTCCCATCCAGGCCAAGTCTGTCCCCATAGTGCAGGCATACAGTGCTAGGTTCTTTGGGTTCCAGCCCCTAAGGGCCCCCTGGAGCAATCCTGTGGGTATGTGAGCATTTGGCTACTCTGTGAGAGGCCTTAACCTGGCCATGACAGGCAGAGCAAGAACAGTTCCTATTACAGGAATACAGATTTTTGGTTGGAGAGACAGATTTAAGCCAAAAATTAGGACATGATGTTATGTTATACAATATGGGTAAGCATGGGTCTTTGAAGGCACAAAAAAGGGCACCCAACCCACCCAGGGTCTTAGGAAAGGTGGAAAAGTAAAGTTGAGAAGCCTGAATGAAAGTCAACATAATTGCCTTGGTTGTTGTGGAGGCAGAGAGGACATTggctgggttttttgtttgtttggggtaccagggattgaacttaggggcacttgacctctgagccacatccccagccctattttgtattttatttagagacaaggtctcactgtgttgcttagtgcctcgcttttgatgaggctggttttgaactcatgatcctcctgtctcagcttcctgagcctctgggattacaagtgtgtgccacttcTCCCAGCCAGGCTAAATTTTTAATCCGGGAGTATGGAGGACATGGAGTACTGAGCTACCTTGAGCCTTGATATCTGAGTCTTTTGTGGATTGGTCATATATACCCATCAATTGGGCAGATGGTGCAATAGATTTGATGTCCTGGAATTGCCAAACCTTGGCTCTCCTCCCAACCTCTGACCCCTGGAATCAGAGTGACAAAGAAGTATCCCTTCTGCCTCGTATAGTTATCAGGCCCTGAGTGAAATCAAGGTCAATCCATTCCATCCCTTCTCTCACTCTGGGTTCCTCAGGTTCTCAATCCACACC
It encodes the following:
- the Egr1 gene encoding early growth response protein 1 yields the protein MAAAKAEMQLMSPLQISDPFGSFPHSPTMDNYPKLEEMMLLSNGAPQFLGAAGAPEGNGSNNSSSSSSGGGGGGGGGGSNSSSSSAFNPQGEPGEQPYEHLTAESFPDISLNNEKVMVETSYPSQTTRLPPITYTGRFSLEPAPNSGNTLWPEPLFSLVSGLVSMTNPPASSSSAPSPAASSSSASQSPPLSCTVPSNDSSPIYSAAPTFPTPNTDIFPEPQGQAFPGSAGTALQYPPPAYPAAKGGFQVPMIPDYLFPQQQGDLGLGTPDQKPFQGLESRTQQPSLTPLSTIKAFATQSGSQDLKALNTTYQSQLIKPSRMRKYPNRPSKTPPHERPYACPVESCDRRFSRSDELTRHIRIHTGQKPFQCRICMRNFSRSDHLTTHIRTHTGEKPFACDICGRKFARSDERKRHTKIHLRQKDKKADKSVVASSATSSLSSYSSPVATSYPSPVTTSYPSPATTSYPSPVPTSYSSPGSSTYPSPVHSGFPSPSVATTFASVPPAFPTQVSSFPSSAVTNSFSASTGLSDMTATFSPRTIEIC